A DNA window from Bacteroides cellulosilyticus contains the following coding sequences:
- a CDS encoding ATP-binding protein: MRYLNKIIFLNSAHIPYAEVKLDGNVHFIGTQGVGKSTLLRALLFFYNADKLKLGIPKEKKSFDAFYFPYSNSYIIYEVMRENGAYCVVAAKSQGRVAFRFVDASFERDWFINEHNEVYPEWGRIRERIGGKRQITSQITVYEMYRDIIFGNNRKQDMTPYRKFAIVESAKYQNIPRTIQNVFLNSKLDADFIKDTIIRSMTDEEVFVDLSFYRSQIKEFEQEYNDVMLWFTKNKNGEIPVRKIADKVINSYRDLIYSHKQIDEERAELNYAEKQALQEIPHIREKINKTEVERERSIRLIDELREKYNKERDTLVSGKGGIETLLKQVHEKRLHYEQINIEEIIKRVAQEGLQNGELARISIMKEELTRAYQDVLSKYSSLFKNLDADLSLFENNKQTQILEKRSSVAERQEKAMAQSRAEEDKVREASEEKLQTVEQRLAQLRGEEMQMKLKQQKMLHEEHYKKEISDCEAGIDELRRRDKELDLQIRRQQMDIGQRRNECELKRKELEMAAQKSMDAVRREKADVEGQLQALDALIEKREGSFCDWLEQHNPGWRETIGKVADEESVLYNHELNPRLTDDAGTLFGVSLNLSAIDRSIRTPEEMKQERAAKQIVYQEHCNRLTRLAEELNENISLLEKKYSKQIREMAEQQHLMEAERGQIPYKLKNLQADHATWKTKEEEWKKVRMEEFQAGLNEIAHRFYLADEEKKKYLSEREKQLKACQKNYKDAKTELQLELDRYVNEVRQEMNRHKQLIEEQKRELRQAQDAELNGKGADVATIRKYDERLAEIREELRYISEHRNQVAYYEKDKQELFDKEPAMRSRKKEYEAKFSALDERFALRREKQQNGLKEINTVLEKLKLELQILESGLAEADAFLNDETFCPAGAMEVGEKPTRKNCDTLVKELKSLIVSFIRKTEDFKKAVMQFKGYFSAKNTFHFRTELIGEQDYYDFASNLCEFVDNDKISDYQKHISGRYTDIIRRISKEVGDLTRNESEIRKTIGDINDDFIERNFAGVIKEISLRPLPSSDKLMQLLLEIKKFSDENQHNMGEADLFSQASREDVNATAVRYLLSFMKHLLDDPGRKQLALSDTFKLEFRVKENDNDTGWVEKIANVGSDGTDILVKAMVNIMLINVFKEKASRKFGDFKIHCMMDEIGKLHPNNVKGILDFANCRNILLVNSSPTTYNVEDYKYTYLLNKDGHSNTQVVPLLKYSKA, encoded by the coding sequence ATGAGATACCTGAATAAGATTATTTTTCTGAACAGTGCCCATATTCCTTATGCAGAGGTGAAACTGGATGGTAATGTACATTTCATTGGTACGCAGGGAGTGGGGAAGAGTACATTGCTCCGCGCTTTGTTGTTTTTCTACAATGCCGATAAACTTAAGCTCGGCATCCCCAAGGAGAAGAAGAGTTTTGATGCATTCTACTTCCCATACTCCAATTCTTACATCATCTATGAGGTGATGCGTGAGAATGGAGCCTACTGTGTGGTGGCTGCCAAATCACAGGGGAGAGTGGCTTTCCGTTTTGTAGATGCTTCGTTTGAGAGGGATTGGTTCATCAATGAACATAATGAGGTGTATCCGGAGTGGGGGCGTATCCGCGAACGTATCGGTGGAAAACGCCAGATTACCTCGCAAATCACCGTCTACGAGATGTATCGTGACATTATCTTCGGCAACAACCGTAAACAGGACATGACTCCTTACCGGAAATTCGCCATCGTGGAAAGTGCCAAGTACCAGAATATTCCGCGTACCATACAGAACGTCTTCCTCAACTCTAAGCTGGATGCCGATTTTATAAAAGATACCATTATTCGTTCCATGACCGATGAAGAGGTTTTTGTTGACTTGAGTTTTTATCGAAGCCAGATAAAAGAGTTTGAGCAGGAGTATAATGACGTGATGCTTTGGTTTACCAAAAACAAGAATGGCGAGATTCCCGTGCGGAAGATAGCGGATAAGGTGATAAATTCGTATCGTGACCTGATTTATTCCCACAAACAGATAGATGAGGAACGTGCCGAGTTGAACTATGCTGAGAAACAGGCGTTGCAGGAAATCCCTCATATCAGAGAGAAGATAAATAAAACGGAGGTTGAACGTGAACGGTCTATCCGGCTGATTGATGAATTGAGAGAGAAATATAATAAGGAAAGAGATACTCTTGTTAGTGGCAAAGGTGGCATTGAGACGTTGTTGAAGCAGGTGCATGAAAAACGACTCCATTATGAGCAAATCAACATAGAGGAAATCATAAAGCGGGTGGCACAGGAGGGATTGCAAAACGGAGAATTGGCACGCATCTCGATCATGAAGGAAGAACTGACACGGGCCTATCAGGATGTGCTGTCCAAATACAGTTCGTTGTTTAAGAATCTGGATGCCGATTTGAGTTTGTTCGAAAATAATAAGCAGACTCAGATTCTCGAAAAAAGATCATCTGTTGCCGAACGTCAGGAGAAAGCTATGGCACAGTCTCGCGCTGAAGAGGATAAAGTGCGGGAGGCGTCTGAGGAAAAGCTGCAAACGGTGGAGCAACGATTGGCACAACTGCGTGGCGAGGAGATGCAGATGAAATTGAAGCAGCAGAAAATGCTTCATGAAGAACACTATAAGAAAGAAATTTCTGATTGTGAAGCTGGTATTGATGAATTGCGCAGAAGGGATAAGGAACTGGATTTGCAGATACGTCGGCAGCAAATGGACATCGGTCAACGGAGGAATGAATGTGAGCTAAAACGCAAAGAGTTGGAGATGGCGGCTCAGAAAAGCATGGATGCAGTGCGTAGGGAAAAGGCGGATGTAGAAGGACAGTTGCAGGCATTGGATGCATTGATAGAGAAGCGAGAAGGTTCTTTTTGCGATTGGCTGGAACAGCATAATCCCGGTTGGCGAGAAACGATAGGCAAGGTGGCGGATGAGGAGTCGGTGTTGTACAATCATGAATTGAATCCCCGTTTGACGGATGATGCCGGGACTTTATTCGGCGTTTCATTGAACTTGTCGGCCATTGATCGAAGCATCCGTACTCCCGAAGAGATGAAACAAGAGCGGGCAGCGAAGCAGATCGTTTATCAAGAACATTGCAACCGACTGACACGATTGGCTGAGGAATTGAATGAAAATATAAGTCTCTTGGAGAAGAAGTACTCCAAACAAATCAGGGAAATGGCTGAGCAACAACATCTGATGGAAGCTGAGCGAGGGCAAATTCCTTATAAGCTAAAGAATCTGCAAGCGGATCATGCTACTTGGAAAACGAAAGAAGAAGAGTGGAAAAAAGTACGGATGGAAGAATTTCAGGCTGGTCTGAATGAGATTGCTCATCGGTTCTATCTGGCGGATGAAGAGAAAAAGAAATATCTGTCTGAGCGTGAGAAACAGTTGAAGGCTTGCCAGAAGAACTATAAAGATGCTAAGACAGAGCTTCAGCTTGAATTGGACCGTTATGTTAACGAAGTTCGGCAGGAGATGAATCGTCATAAGCAATTGATTGAAGAGCAGAAGAGAGAACTCCGGCAGGCACAGGATGCTGAACTGAATGGCAAGGGAGCTGATGTGGCAACCATTCGTAAATATGATGAGAGGTTGGCAGAGATCAGGGAAGAATTGAGGTATATCAGCGAGCATCGCAATCAGGTGGCTTATTATGAAAAGGATAAGCAAGAACTCTTTGATAAAGAACCTGCCATGCGTAGCCGGAAGAAAGAATATGAGGCCAAATTTTCGGCTTTGGACGAGCGGTTTGCACTGCGACGGGAGAAACAACAAAACGGGCTGAAAGAAATAAATACTGTTTTGGAAAAGCTGAAGTTGGAATTGCAGATATTAGAAAGCGGATTAGCGGAAGCAGATGCCTTTTTGAATGACGAAACTTTTTGTCCGGCCGGAGCGATGGAAGTGGGAGAGAAGCCTACCAGGAAAAACTGTGATACTCTTGTGAAGGAACTTAAGTCGCTCATAGTCTCTTTTATCAGAAAGACGGAAGATTTCAAGAAAGCCGTGATGCAATTCAAAGGTTATTTTTCTGCGAAGAATACATTTCATTTCCGTACTGAACTGATTGGCGAACAGGATTACTATGACTTTGCTTCGAACTTATGCGAGTTTGTAGATAATGATAAAATTTCTGATTATCAGAAGCATATCAGTGGACGATACACTGATATTATCCGGCGTATATCGAAGGAGGTGGGAGACTTGACCCGAAATGAGAGTGAGATTCGTAAAACCATTGGTGATATCAACGATGATTTTATAGAACGGAACTTTGCCGGAGTGATAAAGGAAATATCCCTCCGCCCCTTGCCGAGCAGTGACAAACTGATGCAGTTGTTACTGGAGATAAAAAAATTCAGTGATGAGAACCAACATAATATGGGAGAAGCGGATTTATTTTCGCAGGCTTCCCGTGAAGACGTCAATGCGACAGCGGTACGTTATCTGTTGTCGTTCATGAAACATTTATTGGACGATCCGGGCAGAAAACAATTGGCTTTGTCGGATACTTTCAAATTGGAGTTTCGGGTCAAGGAAAATGATAATGATACGGGATGGGTGGAAAAGATTGCCAATGTGGGTTCTGATGGAACAGATATTCTGGTGAAGGCTATGGTAAATATTATGCTTATCAACGTGTTCAAAGAAAAGGCGTCCCGTAAGTTCGGTGACTTCAAGATACATTGCATGATGGATGAGATAGGTAAATTGCATCCCAACAACGTGAAGGGAATTTTGGACTTTGCCAATTGCCGGAATATCCTGTTGGTGAACAGTTCGCCTACTACATATAATGTGGAGGATTATAAATATACTTATTTATTGAATAAAGATGGGCATTCTAATACGCAGGTGGTGCCTTTGCTAAAATATAGTAAGGCATGA
- a CDS encoding SWIM zinc finger domain-containing protein gives MITISNFEKYVLPQILMRGEDYYESDAVLEIEEESPGEWIATVCGTENYEVTVSMEGNEIIAWECDCPYDGNICKHVVATLLAIRDSRNKVARFLSAKEADSQVSIPEKNAAKMVMDEEVEQILLFAEPDKLSDFVLKYASSHSDFKSALLETFLPKKPVAKLSVDYQMEIEKCFNSAYKNGPKRGRYYEPEIDWDEVSGKVDGYLAKATLLLQRQDLEEAATIALQILRSIGNNYIEEDFLYNDDDIDFEISCEDAGDLLLEIVKHSGASQVLKENILNEATKISKMVTYREYELYDMDELVQQIMLSVQSKEEALLSINHLIEERKEHRELYKLVLRKVEILEELGKTVEAEATLSEFLYLPEIRRREAEKLLDGKCYEKAISMLNEGIVIAEKAGEYGILREWREQLLSIYEEVHDITKVIEMCRLLFIHTNGSLDYYHKLKSLISSTDWKEYLSTLLQETTFFDYWGSGNTKAEIYIEEKEYDKLFSFLSTVEYRRLDALVQYASHLNATHSSEILSLFTDDLRVYAEKNLGRSHYEYIARVLRGMRKLNGGKKAVKQLVEEFRVLYKRRPAMMQELGEF, from the coding sequence GTGATAACAATATCTAATTTTGAAAAGTATGTTCTTCCTCAGATTTTGATGCGTGGTGAAGACTATTATGAATCCGATGCTGTATTGGAAATCGAAGAGGAATCTCCGGGAGAATGGATTGCAACGGTTTGCGGTACGGAGAATTATGAGGTAACTGTATCGATGGAAGGGAATGAGATTATTGCTTGGGAGTGTGATTGTCCTTACGATGGAAACATTTGTAAACATGTGGTGGCTACGCTTCTGGCAATTCGTGACAGTCGAAATAAAGTAGCCCGTTTCTTGTCAGCTAAAGAAGCTGATTCTCAAGTAAGCATACCGGAAAAGAATGCGGCTAAAATGGTGATGGATGAAGAAGTGGAGCAGATTCTTTTATTTGCAGAGCCGGATAAGTTATCCGATTTTGTTCTGAAATATGCTTCTTCACATTCTGATTTTAAATCAGCGCTGCTTGAAACGTTTTTGCCGAAGAAACCGGTAGCCAAACTCTCAGTGGACTATCAAATGGAGATTGAAAAGTGTTTTAACTCTGCATATAAAAATGGCCCCAAGCGAGGAAGGTATTATGAGCCTGAGATTGACTGGGATGAGGTATCCGGTAAAGTAGATGGATATCTGGCTAAAGCAACTCTGTTGCTTCAACGGCAGGATTTGGAAGAGGCGGCGACAATTGCACTCCAGATACTTCGCTCTATAGGGAATAATTATATTGAAGAAGATTTTCTGTATAATGATGACGACATTGATTTTGAAATCAGTTGTGAAGATGCCGGAGATTTATTGCTCGAAATAGTTAAGCATTCGGGTGCATCACAGGTCTTGAAGGAGAATATATTGAATGAAGCCACCAAAATATCCAAAATGGTGACATATCGTGAATATGAACTTTATGACATGGATGAACTGGTGCAGCAGATTATGCTTTCGGTACAATCCAAGGAAGAGGCTTTGTTAAGTATAAACCATCTTATAGAGGAGAGGAAAGAACACCGGGAACTTTATAAATTAGTACTTCGGAAGGTAGAAATATTGGAAGAGCTGGGTAAGACGGTTGAGGCTGAAGCTACGCTTTCTGAATTCTTGTATTTACCTGAAATAAGAAGACGGGAAGCTGAAAAATTACTGGATGGGAAATGTTATGAGAAGGCTATCAGTATGCTGAATGAGGGGATAGTGATAGCTGAAAAGGCAGGCGAGTATGGTATATTAAGAGAGTGGCGGGAACAATTGCTTTCCATTTATGAAGAAGTGCATGATATCACCAAGGTTATTGAGATGTGTCGATTATTATTTATTCATACGAATGGAAGTCTGGATTATTACCATAAGCTTAAATCGTTGATATCTTCCACGGATTGGAAGGAGTATTTGAGCACATTGTTGCAGGAAACCACCTTCTTTGATTACTGGGGTAGTGGAAATACTAAAGCGGAGATTTATATAGAAGAAAAAGAGTATGATAAATTATTCAGCTTTTTATCTACTGTGGAATACAGGCGTTTGGACGCTCTTGTGCAGTATGCTTCCCATCTGAATGCCACCCATTCCTCTGAAATACTTTCTCTGTTTACGGATGATCTTCGCGTTTATGCGGAGAAAAATCTGGGAAGAAGTCATTATGAGTATATAGCCCGGGTGCTGCGGGGTATGCGGAAATTGAATGGCGGGAAGAAGGCTGTGAAGCAATTGGTGGAAGAATTCAGGGTTTTGTATAAACGTCGTCCGGCGATGATGCAGGAGTTGGGGGAATTCTAG
- a CDS encoding HipA domain-containing protein has product MTRRFDIHSSGKYQQEDFAALLGYTKAHGGSDYKYCNASYEDCAEIIRRYVKAAPIDVARFFRLVVFNFITLNDDAHLKNFSLINKDEEYRLSPAYDLINTSLHLVEPRIFALDKGLFREGMKLSDTHQVSRTDFEESGRRIGLPERVVKRELDAFAKENQMEKALIERSFLSDILKRQYWLSVDYRRKMLVWRFQKTVFTHQGVSFTQRTGKACPLPAPLDRLAHYHHIDNRLPDKKPVRLMWKK; this is encoded by the coding sequence ATTACTCGCCGTTTTGACATACATTCCAGCGGAAAGTATCAGCAGGAAGATTTTGCAGCGTTGCTGGGATATACCAAAGCACATGGTGGAAGCGATTATAAATATTGTAATGCCAGTTACGAAGACTGTGCCGAAATAATTCGCCGGTATGTCAAAGCGGCTCCCATTGATGTAGCCCGTTTCTTCCGTCTGGTAGTGTTTAACTTTATCACTCTCAATGACGATGCTCATCTAAAGAATTTTTCGCTGATTAATAAAGACGAGGAGTATCGTCTTTCTCCGGCTTACGATTTGATAAACACTTCCCTACATTTAGTAGAGCCCCGTATTTTCGCCCTTGACAAAGGTCTATTCCGCGAAGGTATGAAACTTTCGGATACACATCAAGTGAGTAGAACTGACTTTGAAGAATCTGGTCGTCGCATCGGGCTTCCGGAGCGGGTTGTAAAACGAGAATTAGATGCATTTGCAAAAGAAAATCAGATGGAAAAGGCATTGATTGAGCGTTCTTTTTTGTCGGATATATTAAAACGTCAATATTGGCTGTCCGTGGATTATAGACGGAAGATGTTGGTGTGGCGATTTCAAAAAACGGTATTTACTCATCAAGGCGTTTCTTTTACGCAACGCACCGGAAAAGCATGTCCTCTGCCAGCACCACTCGATAGACTTGCCCATTACCACCATATCGATAACCGACTGCCGGATAAAAAGCCTGTTCGCCTGATGTGGAAAAAATGA
- a CDS encoding HU family DNA-binding protein, with amino-acid sequence MFISVITYKYGVAMDLKQIAKRISRLSGVSEGVVNSVLKDFRTELKEELLWGRSVNIDGLGYFYLAARSKGTETAEVFTANDITGLRVCFRANKEIRITANGSIRSEGLSLKDVDRINDELPTEESGGGSSSGEGGLDENPLG; translated from the coding sequence ATGTTCATTTCGGTAATCACCTATAAATATGGTGTAGCGATGGATCTGAAACAGATTGCGAAAAGGATCAGCCGACTTTCCGGTGTGAGTGAAGGTGTGGTGAATTCTGTGTTGAAAGATTTCCGCACGGAGTTGAAAGAAGAGTTGCTTTGGGGACGGTCGGTGAACATTGACGGACTGGGATATTTTTATCTTGCTGCCCGTAGCAAGGGGACGGAGACGGCAGAGGTGTTTACGGCGAATGATATCACCGGTTTGCGTGTCTGTTTTCGTGCCAATAAGGAAATCCGTATTACGGCTAACGGAAGCATCCGCTCCGAAGGACTTAGCCTCAAAGATGTGGATCGCATCAATGATGAACTTCCGACCGAAGAAAGCGGTGGCGGTTCGTCGTCAGGTGAAGGTGGACTGGATGAAAATCCACTTGGATAG
- a CDS encoding smalltalk protein: MKKSVWKKILRVVMAIVSAALGALGGGAMK, encoded by the coding sequence ATGAAGAAGTCTGTTTGGAAGAAAATTCTGAGAGTGGTGATGGCTATTGTTTCGGCCGCACTGGGAGCACTGGGAGGCGGCGCGATGAAATGA
- a CDS encoding Cof-type HAD-IIB family hydrolase, giving the protein MKYKLLVLDVDGTLLDSEKKISKRTLAALLKVQQMGVRIVLASGRPTYGLMPIAKTLELGNYGGFILSYNGGQIINAQNGELLFERRINPEMLPYLEKKSRKNGFAIFTYHEDTLITDTPENEHIRQEAELNGLKIVTETEFSIAVDFAPCKCMLVSDDEEALVGLENHWRRRLNGALDVFRSEPYFLEVVPCSIDKSNTLGALLEKLGVSSEEVIAIGDGVCDVSMIQSAGLGIAMGNAQDSVKVCADRITASNDEDGVAEAVEKAILAEIRPADVPLEQLNQRARHALMGNLGIQYTYASEDRVEATMPVDERTRQPFGILHGGASLALAETVAGLGSMILCKPDEIVVGMQVSGNHISSAHEGDTVRAVATIVHKGRSSHVWNVDVFTSTAKLVSSVRVVNSILKKG; this is encoded by the coding sequence ATGAAATACAAATTATTAGTTCTTGATGTAGACGGAACTCTGCTCGATAGTGAAAAGAAAATCAGTAAGCGCACGCTGGCCGCCTTGTTGAAGGTGCAACAGATGGGCGTGCGTATCGTGCTGGCTTCCGGCAGACCGACGTATGGCCTTATGCCTATTGCCAAAACTTTGGAATTGGGCAATTACGGAGGCTTCATCCTCTCCTATAATGGTGGGCAGATTATCAATGCCCAAAATGGCGAACTCCTGTTTGAGCGCCGGATAAACCCCGAAATGTTGCCTTATCTTGAAAAGAAATCCCGCAAAAACGGATTTGCCATCTTTACTTATCACGAAGATACCCTTATCACCGATACACCTGAAAATGAGCACATACGTCAGGAAGCAGAACTGAATGGACTGAAGATTGTGACGGAAACGGAGTTCTCGATAGCGGTGGACTTTGCCCCATGCAAGTGCATGCTGGTCAGCGATGACGAAGAAGCGCTGGTGGGCTTGGAAAATCACTGGCGCCGGAGATTGAACGGAGCGCTGGACGTATTTCGTTCGGAACCCTATTTCCTCGAAGTGGTGCCTTGTTCCATTGATAAATCCAATACGCTGGGCGCTTTGCTTGAGAAACTGGGTGTTAGTTCGGAAGAAGTCATCGCCATTGGCGACGGAGTTTGCGATGTCTCCATGATACAATCCGCCGGGTTGGGCATTGCCATGGGAAACGCGCAAGACTCTGTAAAGGTTTGTGCCGACCGGATTACCGCATCCAATGACGAAGACGGAGTGGCTGAGGCGGTAGAGAAGGCCATCCTTGCCGAAATCCGCCCCGCCGACGTACCCTTGGAACAACTCAACCAGCGTGCACGCCATGCTCTGATGGGAAATCTGGGCATACAATACACTTATGCTTCCGAAGATAGGGTAGAGGCCACCATGCCCGTGGACGAACGCACCCGCCAACCTTTCGGCATTCTGCACGGAGGTGCTAGCCTGGCACTGGCGGAGACGGTTGCCGGACTGGGTTCGATGATACTTTGCAAGCCGGACGAAATAGTAGTCGGCATGCAAGTCAGCGGAAACCATATTTCTTCGGCTCACGAAGGAGACACGGTAAGAGCGGTGGCGACTATTGTGCATAAAGGCCGTTCCTCACACGTCTGGAATGTAGATGTGTTCACCTCGACGGCTAAACTGGTGTCTTCGGTGCGCGTGGTGAATAGCATATTGAAAAAGGGATGA
- a CDS encoding toxin-antitoxin system YwqK family antitoxin: MIEHELDNGPQEQPVEPVKKNNTRKIVKRTFTIAGLALAAYFLYSMVHLFVSPDRNIQQIYLVPEDAVFIIQSSAPVDDWGKFSMSATWQCLKRAKAFEDVTRNVETLDTVVRSNKMLLSLVGKRDMLISIHKVRARDWDFLIVLDMQKASKMDLLKDQLEMVLTMAGSSVTNRMHNGINILEMRDPDTRDIFYCAFVDNHFVGSYTSKLVESAIDSRNKPKIGLDHSFIEAEKLVSGKGLVRVFINYARLPQFLNIYLGTGNEYINMFSNSMDFAGLYFNTDHKRMEVKGYTLRKDTADPYIMALLNSGKHRMKAHEILSGRTALYTNIGFSNPVTFVKELENALAIHDPQWCESYRSSRKKIESLFDISLEENFLSWMSGEFAITQSEPGLLGHDPELILAIGTKSIKDARKNMEFIEKKIRRRTPLRIKTVDYKGFEINYVEMKGFFRLFFGGLFDKFEKPYYTYVDDYVVFSNKASSLLSFVEDYDQKNLLKDNPGFKNAFSYLNSSSTVFLYTDVHKFYYQLKPMMNAVTWGEIQSDKDIVYSFPYWTMQITGDGQSASLQCVMDYKPYQPEETAVAVVVDDEADEVMNEDAETEKEQMSELQCFYVEKFEGNVLREFYPEGALKSEAEVKEGKRHGRYREYYENGKLKLRGKYGNNIPKGTWKYYTEEGEFERKEKF, from the coding sequence ATGATTGAACATGAATTGGACAACGGGCCGCAAGAACAACCCGTTGAACCCGTGAAGAAAAACAATACCCGGAAAATAGTAAAAAGAACTTTCACTATTGCCGGACTGGCATTGGCGGCATATTTCCTATACTCCATGGTTCATCTGTTCGTTTCGCCCGACCGCAATATCCAGCAAATCTATTTGGTGCCAGAAGATGCCGTCTTCATCATCCAGTCGTCGGCCCCGGTTGACGATTGGGGAAAGTTCAGCATGAGCGCCACGTGGCAATGCCTGAAGCGGGCGAAAGCCTTCGAGGACGTCACCCGGAATGTGGAAACGCTCGACACCGTGGTCCGAAGCAATAAAATGTTGTTATCGCTTGTGGGCAAACGGGATATGCTCATCTCGATCCATAAAGTCCGTGCCCGCGATTGGGATTTTCTGATTGTGCTGGACATGCAAAAAGCCTCCAAGATGGACTTGTTGAAGGATCAGCTTGAAATGGTGCTCACCATGGCGGGCAGTTCCGTAACCAACCGGATGCACAACGGGATTAACATCCTCGAAATGCGCGATCCGGATACGCGCGATATTTTTTATTGCGCCTTCGTGGACAACCATTTTGTAGGTTCCTATACCTCCAAACTTGTAGAGTCGGCCATCGACTCACGCAACAAGCCCAAAATCGGTCTTGATCATTCTTTTATCGAAGCCGAAAAACTGGTGTCCGGCAAAGGACTTGTCCGCGTTTTTATCAATTATGCACGCCTGCCCCAATTCCTGAATATTTATCTGGGAACCGGAAACGAGTACATCAATATGTTCAGCAATTCCATGGATTTTGCCGGACTCTATTTCAATACCGACCACAAACGGATGGAGGTGAAAGGGTATACCTTGCGGAAAGACACCGCCGATCCGTACATCATGGCCTTGCTGAACTCGGGTAAGCACCGGATGAAAGCCCACGAAATCTTGTCCGGCAGGACGGCACTCTATACCAACATCGGTTTCAGCAATCCGGTGACATTTGTAAAAGAACTGGAGAATGCACTTGCGATCCACGACCCGCAATGGTGCGAATCTTATAGGAGTTCCCGGAAGAAGATTGAAAGCCTGTTCGACATCTCTCTGGAAGAAAACTTCCTGAGCTGGATGTCAGGAGAATTTGCCATCACCCAATCCGAGCCGGGGCTGTTGGGGCACGATCCGGAATTGATTCTGGCCATCGGCACCAAAAGCATTAAGGATGCCCGTAAGAATATGGAGTTTATAGAAAAGAAGATTAGGCGGCGCACCCCGCTCCGGATAAAGACGGTTGATTATAAGGGATTTGAAATCAACTATGTGGAAATGAAAGGCTTCTTCCGTTTGTTCTTCGGAGGGCTGTTTGACAAGTTCGAAAAACCCTATTACACGTACGTGGACGATTATGTGGTGTTTAGCAACAAAGCCTCGTCTCTGCTCTCATTTGTAGAAGATTACGATCAGAAGAACCTGTTGAAGGATAATCCGGGCTTTAAAAATGCCTTCTCGTACCTGAATTCGAGCTCTACCGTTTTCTTATATACGGATGTACATAAGTTTTATTACCAGTTGAAGCCTATGATGAATGCCGTTACGTGGGGAGAGATACAATCGGACAAGGACATTGTCTACTCATTTCCCTATTGGACCATGCAGATTACGGGAGACGGCCAGTCCGCCTCGTTGCAATGCGTGATGGACTATAAACCTTATCAACCAGAAGAAACGGCCGTAGCGGTGGTAGTCGACGACGAAGCCGACGAAGTAATGAACGAAGATGCCGAAACGGAGAAGGAGCAAATGAGTGAGTTGCAATGCTTCTATGTTGAGAAATTTGAGGGCAACGTCTTGCGGGAGTTTTATCCCGAAGGAGCGTTGAAGAGTGAAGCGGAAGTGAAAGAAGGAAAACGTCACGGACGCTATCGCGAATATTATGAGAACGGCAAATTGAAACTCCGCGGAAAATACGGAAATAATATACCCAAGGGCACATGGAAGTACTATACAGAGGAGGGAGAGTTTGAACGGAAAGAGAAGTTTTAA